cataaaatatatttaatatacattatgaatgtttttcttatcataaatcataatggatcaattttcaattttaaaaacagtattcaaattagtgtaaaataatatgatttcaatatataaaatccatATTGATCAACATTAATACATCATGTaacaattactatattatacatattataaattgtgtataatataaaaattaaattttttttgtactaataTGCTGGAACACATGTGTctagtaacaaaatattatacttaataatattagtaatgcatactattacataaaaacattaaaaacaaatgaacaaTATGTTCTTATCttagaaatacataataatacatctctattatatttttactattaatgtatacaacttaaagagtaaaaatataataacaaaatattattaaaaataaaatacaaattgattatttaatactataggaTAGAATAAGGAGGTACTTAAACTAAAGTAAAAAAGTCAGCACAATTCGGTGGTGGATGTTTGTCTaggatagtgtaattttactgtaggtattcgatttgaatgcaatatgattgcattcgataaaaaacgattctgagcagacgaggggatcttttttatttaattttattcgtttctatgttaataaacaaagccgttattattttgtattatctacataatcgtgaagttgtacattttttctcctttaaccgtttttatttcgagtatcatttcgaaaatcgaaaaatgaccTCTCTAAAGTACCTGTTCAAAAACATCacctttcagaaaatatgctacacttgtacttttgagcaagtttagggggagaaaagtgtttacagagtaaaaaagaaataaacatcattgtaaaaccaatatattccTCGcttcgctcagaatctaaaataatgtacaatattgtgattaaaaaaaaataatgtaatagtgTTTtggaataaacaaaaacaattattatttaacgtatGATTAGCTAAAGTAgtggtttattaaaaaatattagtttttaaaaaataaaaaccaatcaTCACTTAActcaaaatttgtaaaataaacaataccattaaattatataaaaaaattaggtataaaaaaaacttaattaatttgatcacCATATTGATGGACATTCTTTTTAAAAGTCTGCTTTATAACTAACAACAGTATCCATTCTATGCAATGAAGTAGAAAATGATCTTAACTGTAACTCTTGAGAATTAGCAATATAACTAGGAGCAGTTTCAGACCATTCTTGTGGTACATCTACATCAGGTTTAGTGTATATTTGCAAGTCAAAAGCACATGGACAATCAAGCAAAGGTAAAAAACTAACAGTAGAACAAATTTGCCTTAATACGTCTCTAATTTCTTTTTGGATTATTGATAACTCCTTATTTCCAACCGAGTCTGGATTGGAATCGCCAGATCCTTCATACTGCAATTTGAAATCCCAACGTTCCATCACTTCTTTGGTGTTAACATTGGAGATAACCattgacattttttgaattttttgttcTAACAaccaatctaaaaaaaaaaatgtaaaattaattaaaattcaaaattacaaacagttaaaaatgaaaaaataatcttaagtaggagttattttaatataagttatattattattatcattattttttttattaaaaattattatcattgattatattttatcaattttagtaATACTTCAGTACCTATagcttgtaaatatttttgttattagcaatttaaatatctatataactttaaataaaaatcattatatttaaaataaaactattttaaaaatttc
The DNA window shown above is from Aphis gossypii isolate Hap1 chromosome 2, ASM2018417v2, whole genome shotgun sequence and carries:
- the LOC114130453 gene encoding mitotic spindle assembly checkpoint protein MAD2A, which gives rise to MATKQQSQNAITLKGSAKLVMDYLNFGINSILFQRGIYPPESFKTEEHFGLSILVSTDTKIQQFLQPVLNQMKDWLLEQKIQKMSMVISNVNTKEVMERWDFKLQYEGSGDSNPDSVGNKELSIIQKEIRDVLRQICSTVSFLPLLDCPCAFDLQIYTKPDVDVPQEWSETAPSYIANSQELQLRSFSTSLHRMDTVVSYKADF